A section of the Nodosilinea sp. FACHB-141 genome encodes:
- the lepB gene encoding signal peptidase I, whose amino-acid sequence MIDSSSTPPRPSAPRGKGILRETVETLGLSVLLALGIRTFVAEARYIPSGSMLPTLEINDRLIIDKVSYDFGDPQRGDIVVFRPPDALGQNEAFIKRLVGLPGDVIEVKNGQLYVDNEPQSEPYIAAKPDYQYGPVTVPDDSYLVLGDNRNKSFDSHYWGFLPADHLIGRAVFRFWPPDRLGDLD is encoded by the coding sequence ATGATCGATTCCAGCTCTACCCCTCCCCGCCCTTCGGCCCCCAGAGGCAAAGGAATTTTGCGTGAAACCGTCGAAACCCTAGGTCTTAGCGTGCTGCTGGCCCTGGGCATTCGCACCTTTGTGGCTGAGGCGCGCTACATTCCCTCGGGCTCAATGCTGCCCACTCTGGAAATCAACGATCGCCTGATCATCGACAAGGTGAGCTATGACTTTGGCGATCCCCAGCGGGGCGACATCGTAGTGTTTCGTCCCCCCGACGCCCTAGGCCAGAACGAGGCCTTCATTAAGCGGCTGGTTGGTCTACCGGGAGACGTGATTGAGGTCAAAAACGGCCAGCTCTACGTCGACAACGAGCCCCAGTCAGAGCCCTACATCGCGGCTAAGCCCGACTACCAGTATGGGCCTGTGACGGTGCCTGATGATTCTTATCTAGTTTTAGGCGACAACCGCAACAAGAGCTTTGATTCTCACTACTGGGGCTTTTTGCCGGCTGACCATCTGATTGGCCGCGCCGTATTCCGGTTTTGGCCTCCCGATCGCCTTGGGGATCTTGACTAA
- a CDS encoding DUF2949 domain-containing protein, whose amino-acid sequence MTSPLLSRLVSFVQTEFGVSNEEVATAFHHSDSATQLPMILWQYGFINTAQLDALFAWLERARFRSVEG is encoded by the coding sequence ATGACCTCACCACTGCTCAGCCGGTTGGTTAGCTTCGTGCAAACCGAATTTGGGGTATCCAACGAAGAAGTGGCTACCGCGTTCCACCACAGTGACTCTGCCACCCAGCTGCCAATGATTCTCTGGCAGTATGGCTTTATCAACACAGCTCAGCTCGACGCACTGTTTGCCTGGCTAGAACGGGCCAGATTTCGCTCCGTTGAGGGGTAG